Proteins encoded together in one Psychrobacter sp. 28M-43 window:
- a CDS encoding YceD family protein, whose protein sequence is MSSTPETKPSALHADNKKAPVSTGMPEHISLDKWADTVYEWSGEVKPSSFYRLATTLSTEHEQSDIQLNANLYRRNNVLHLAFTLTGDVWLTCQRCLQPIAIDLSDDYDIALLENDSQVRLVKDEQDYLLLDEIVTEQSPERLLPFKKLVEDEILLKTPMAPKHDDCEMSVEQFGEIPEEEEGENPFAALASLKGKL, encoded by the coding sequence ATGTCAAGCACTCCAGAAACTAAACCGTCAGCACTTCACGCTGACAATAAAAAAGCGCCTGTATCTACTGGCATGCCTGAGCATATTTCTTTAGATAAGTGGGCAGACACTGTTTATGAATGGTCAGGAGAGGTAAAACCAAGCTCGTTTTATCGTCTTGCTACTACTCTGAGCACTGAACATGAGCAGTCAGATATACAGCTCAACGCTAACTTGTATCGTCGTAACAACGTCTTGCATTTAGCATTTACTTTGACAGGTGATGTTTGGCTAACTTGTCAGCGCTGTTTACAACCAATCGCTATAGACTTGTCTGATGATTATGACATCGCGCTACTCGAAAACGATAGCCAGGTTCGCCTAGTCAAAGATGAACAAGATTATTTATTACTGGATGAAATCGTCACCGAGCAATCTCCAGAGCGTCTGCTACCATTTAAGAAATTGGTAGAAGACGAGATCTTGCTCAAAACACCAATGGCACCAAAGCACGACGATTGTGAGATGTCTGTTGAGCAGTTTGGTGAAATACCAGAAGAAGAGGAAGGTGAAAATCCTTTTGCTGCTTTAGCTTCGCTAAAAGGCAAACTATAA
- the rpmF gene encoding 50S ribosomal protein L32 has product MAVQKSRKSRSRRDMRRSHHRMEIAELSVDATTGEKHRRHHMTKDGFYRGRQLFKVSQDA; this is encoded by the coding sequence ATGGCTGTTCAAAAAAGTCGTAAAAGCCGTTCTCGTCGTGACATGCGCCGTTCACATCACCGTATGGAAATTGCTGAACTAAGCGTAGATGCTACTACTGGTGAAAAACATCGTCGTCATCACATGACTAAAGATGGTTTCTACCGTGGTCGTCAACTGTTCAAAGTCAGCCAAGACGCCTAA
- the lysM gene encoding peptidoglycan-binding protein LysM: MGMFSFAKDIGDKIFNRDDEKHDAKTETKADANTPVQSSEPSAQSVANILLRRIQQQNLNISNLKIKYNGSTDTAEISGNAKTQADREKAIIAIGNVQNVAKVIDNIDIEEDAPESTMYTVKSGDSLSKIAKEVYGSSGDYMKIFEANKPMLSDPDKIYPGQVLRIPKP, from the coding sequence ATGGGTATGTTTAGCTTTGCAAAAGATATCGGTGATAAGATTTTTAACCGTGATGACGAAAAGCATGATGCTAAGACAGAAACGAAAGCAGATGCTAATACACCAGTACAAAGCAGTGAGCCGAGTGCACAATCAGTTGCTAATATTCTATTGCGCCGTATTCAGCAGCAGAACCTCAATATCAGTAACCTAAAAATTAAATATAATGGTTCTACAGATACTGCAGAAATTAGTGGTAACGCTAAAACTCAAGCTGATCGTGAAAAAGCAATTATCGCTATCGGTAACGTGCAAAACGTTGCAAAAGTTATTGATAACATCGATATCGAAGAAGATGCACCTGAATCTACAATGTATACGGTAAAATCTGGTGACAGTTTATCTAAAATCGCTAAAGAAGTGTATGGTTCATCTGGCGATTATATGAAGATATTCGAAGCAAACAAGCCAATGTTATCTGATCCAGATAAAATCTATCCAGGTCAAGTATTACGTATTCCGAAGCCATAA
- a CDS encoding cytochrome c-type biogenesis protein, whose protein sequence is MIARSIKAVTIKVASLILACLLSVTSYAAIEVYDFDSAQQEAQYRGLIEELRCPKCQNQNLAGSDAPIAQDLKQKVYDLIKDRRSDAEIRDYMQERYGDFISYKPPVRPSTWILWFFPPLLLIVLLIGWFWQSKRRQVVARGQNGVTVNSTAALTSAEKAELDRLLSQAENVDHDITSIEDKK, encoded by the coding sequence ATGATAGCCCGTTCAATAAAGGCCGTTACGATAAAAGTAGCGAGCTTAATACTTGCCTGTCTCCTAAGTGTGACCAGCTATGCGGCGATAGAGGTATATGATTTTGACTCTGCACAACAAGAAGCCCAATATCGAGGGCTAATCGAAGAGCTACGTTGCCCGAAATGCCAAAACCAAAACTTGGCAGGTTCTGATGCGCCGATTGCCCAAGACTTAAAGCAAAAAGTCTATGATTTGATTAAAGACAGACGTAGTGATGCGGAAATCCGGGATTATATGCAAGAGCGCTACGGCGATTTTATCAGCTACAAGCCGCCTGTACGTCCATCGACATGGATTTTATGGTTTTTTCCGCCATTGCTACTGATCGTATTATTGATAGGGTGGTTTTGGCAAAGTAAACGCCGCCAAGTTGTCGCCCGTGGCCAAAACGGCGTTACAGTGAACAGTACTGCTGCCTTGACCTCTGCGGAAAAGGCTGAGCTTGATCGTCTATTATCGCAAGCTGAGAATGTCGACCACGATATTACTAGCATAGAGGACAAAAAATGA
- the fabG gene encoding 3-oxoacyl-ACP reductase FabG has product MSRTITLVTGASRGIGKAVAKRFAKEGHFVIGTATTEKGAELIDDYLHDTGGIGRVLDVRDTAQIDKLFEEIESVYGAVQVLVNNAGITQDGLLMRMKDEDWENVIDTNLTSVYRMSKRAVRGMMKARRGRIINITSVVAQMGNAGQSNYAATKAGVEGFSRTLAREIGSRQVTINCVAPGLIETDMTDELDERLLNSMLDAVPISRLGQPEDIAAAVHFLASDEASYITGAVIPVNGGMYM; this is encoded by the coding sequence ATGAGCCGTACGATTACATTAGTAACTGGCGCCAGCCGAGGTATTGGCAAGGCAGTGGCCAAGCGTTTTGCTAAAGAAGGACATTTTGTCATTGGAACTGCGACCACTGAAAAAGGCGCTGAGCTTATCGATGACTACCTGCATGATACTGGTGGTATTGGTCGTGTTTTAGACGTACGTGATACTGCTCAAATTGACAAACTGTTTGAAGAGATTGAAAGCGTCTATGGTGCGGTACAAGTATTGGTTAACAATGCTGGTATCACTCAAGATGGCCTACTGATGCGCATGAAAGATGAAGATTGGGAAAATGTTATCGATACCAATTTGACATCGGTATATCGCATGAGTAAACGTGCCGTACGCGGTATGATGAAAGCACGCCGTGGCCGCATTATTAACATCACCTCTGTCGTCGCTCAAATGGGCAATGCGGGCCAATCTAACTACGCGGCGACCAAAGCTGGCGTAGAAGGGTTTAGCCGTACGCTCGCACGTGAGATTGGTTCACGCCAAGTAACCATCAACTGCGTGGCACCAGGCTTGATCGAAACAGATATGACAGATGAGCTTGATGAGCGCCTATTGAACTCTATGTTAGATGCTGTGCCTATCAGTCGTCTTGGTCAGCCAGAGGACATCGCTGCAGCGGTACATTTCTTGGCTAGCGACGAGGCTAGCTATATCACAGGCGCTGTTATTCCTGTCAATGGTGGCATGTATATGTAG
- a CDS encoding DsbE family thiol:disulfide interchange protein: MTKSNHFSEQPPETKGNRTMKKSQIRIWFLIPLIIFAAVMVMLYFRLGQPTEIVTNTALERPVPAFELPLLSDTSRIMTNDNLPDEPFLMNIWGSWCPTCVIEHPFLMQLEERGVNLVGVNYKDDIGDALSYLNRGGDPFSMSIQDLSGQFALDLGLTGAPETFTVDGEGVIRQHIVGEINESNWQDRIEPCLTVLNDANDNNVSPDAIQVEEVCK; the protein is encoded by the coding sequence ATGACTAAGTCTAATCATTTTTCCGAGCAACCCCCTGAAACAAAAGGTAATCGAACAATGAAAAAAAGCCAAATTAGAATATGGTTTTTGATCCCGCTGATCATCTTTGCTGCTGTTATGGTTATGCTTTATTTTCGTTTGGGGCAGCCGACTGAAATCGTAACCAATACCGCGCTTGAACGCCCAGTACCAGCGTTTGAGCTGCCATTGTTGTCCGATACCAGTCGGATCATGACCAATGACAACTTACCTGATGAGCCCTTTTTGATGAATATTTGGGGCTCTTGGTGCCCAACTTGCGTTATTGAGCATCCTTTTTTGATGCAGCTAGAGGAGCGTGGTGTCAATCTGGTTGGCGTGAATTATAAAGACGATATCGGTGATGCGCTCAGCTATCTCAACCGAGGCGGTGATCCCTTTTCGATGTCTATTCAGGATTTGTCCGGCCAGTTTGCCTTGGACTTAGGGTTGACGGGTGCGCCTGAGACTTTCACTGTCGATGGTGAAGGCGTTATTCGCCAGCACATTGTTGGTGAGATTAACGAGAGTAACTGGCAAGATCGTATTGAGCCTTGCTTAACGGTACTCAATGATGCCAATGATAATAACGTCAGTCCAGATGCGATTCAGGTTGAAGAGGTGTGCAAATGA
- the queG gene encoding tRNA epoxyqueuosine(34) reductase QueG: MPTDKNKITITNPTVFATTADVKQWITAQAQALGFADCGFLSVHHPLFTQQIEQLKKWLDKGYEGQLQFMHNNHDLRAHPDQLVEGAKTIISVRMDYLTQAPTPRAVTDNDHPNKGIIARYARGRDYHKTMRSRLKQLALKIETMLPEWQHLEIGSEKEFVFRPFSDSAPIFERPIADAAGLGWTGKHTLLINKQAGSFFVLGELFLSLELPDDKPVKEHCGSCSACIDICPTQAIVAPHELNASACISYLTIEHDGVIDTKYRRAIGNRVFGCDDCQLICPWNRYANLTTVDDFAPRHGLDNSSLLELWQWQEADFMKNTQGSPLRRTGYMNFLRNIAIGLGNANASLEVVKQLKSKLTLHNDMLDEHIEWALTAQHSKLGSTN, translated from the coding sequence ATGCCTACTGATAAAAACAAAATCACCATTACGAACCCAACTGTATTTGCAACCACAGCTGATGTTAAGCAGTGGATTACAGCACAAGCACAAGCACTAGGATTTGCTGATTGTGGCTTTTTATCTGTGCATCATCCTTTGTTTACTCAGCAAATTGAACAGCTAAAAAAGTGGCTAGATAAAGGTTATGAGGGTCAACTGCAGTTTATGCACAATAATCATGATCTGCGCGCTCATCCTGATCAGCTAGTCGAAGGCGCAAAGACCATCATCAGCGTACGTATGGACTATCTAACCCAAGCGCCAACGCCGCGCGCTGTCACTGATAACGATCATCCCAATAAAGGCATCATCGCGCGTTATGCAAGAGGGCGTGACTACCATAAAACGATGCGTAGTCGTTTAAAGCAATTGGCTTTAAAGATCGAAACAATGCTTCCTGAATGGCAACATTTGGAGATCGGTTCAGAAAAAGAATTTGTGTTTAGACCTTTTAGCGATTCGGCGCCTATCTTTGAGCGGCCTATTGCAGATGCTGCGGGTCTCGGTTGGACAGGTAAACATACATTACTTATAAATAAGCAAGCTGGCTCATTTTTTGTGCTTGGTGAGCTATTTTTGAGCCTTGAACTGCCTGACGATAAACCAGTCAAGGAGCATTGCGGTAGTTGTAGCGCTTGTATCGACATATGCCCTACTCAAGCAATTGTGGCGCCCCATGAGCTCAACGCCTCTGCTTGTATCTCCTATTTGACTATCGAACATGATGGTGTCATCGATACCAAATATAGACGCGCGATAGGCAATCGGGTCTTTGGCTGTGATGATTGCCAGTTAATCTGTCCATGGAATCGTTATGCCAACCTTACGACTGTTGATGACTTCGCACCAAGGCATGGATTAGATAATAGTAGCTTGCTTGAACTATGGCAGTGGCAAGAAGCCGACTTTATGAAGAACACTCAAGGTAGCCCGCTAAGACGCACCGGCTATATGAATTTTTTACGTAATATCGCTATCGGACTTGGCAATGCTAATGCCAGCTTAGAAGTGGTCAAACAATTAAAATCTAAATTGACCTTACATAATGACATGCTAGATGAGCATATCGAATGGGCTTTAACTGCGCAGCATAGTAAGCTAGGCTCAACCAATTAA
- a CDS encoding helix-turn-helix domain-containing protein, which translates to MKTDERMIAFGKRIRDVRRSKGISQEVLAEMADIDRSYMGNIERGEKNVTLKKAYDICDALDIDIKDLV; encoded by the coding sequence ATGAAGACAGATGAACGCATGATAGCCTTTGGAAAGCGTATCCGTGATGTGCGCAGAAGCAAAGGAATATCTCAAGAAGTGCTGGCAGAGATGGCAGATATTGATCGAAGTTATATGGGAAATATCGAGCGTGGAGAGAAGAATGTCACTCTCAAAAAGGCCTATGATATTTGCGATGCATTGGATATAGATATTAAGGATCTAGTCTAA
- a CDS encoding antitoxin VbhA family protein translates to MEDSKFEASITDDRPILVSKQEIEKRRRINFDTLGSFAVDNIPINPDTQHIFQDFEEGKIATSKEVKALLHAHYTKIALEDN, encoded by the coding sequence ATGGAAGATTCTAAATTTGAAGCATCGATTACCGATGATCGTCCTATCCTCGTTAGCAAACAAGAAATAGAAAAGCGCCGCCGCATTAACTTTGATACTTTGGGCAGCTTCGCAGTCGATAATATTCCTATTAACCCAGATACTCAGCACATCTTTCAAGACTTTGAGGAAGGTAAAATTGCAACTAGCAAGGAAGTAAAAGCTTTGCTACATGCTCACTATACTAAGATAGCGCTCGAAGATAATTAG
- a CDS encoding cation transporter produces MNKTTFKISKMDCPSEENLIRMKLEGHSNIEHLEFDIPNRQLTVFHHDNIEGIETAIHDLKLGDTLLSTETIDPSDPNNNFKIDADSSHKKDAEQRKLLWIVLVINFAFFIIEMSTGLISRSMGLVADSLDMLADSLVYGISLFAVGGTVIKKKRIARIAGYFQITLAILGFLEVLRRFFGNEQLPDFSTMIVISILALIANLICLYLLQKSKSKEGEEAHMQASMIFTSNDVIINLGVIVAGILVNWLHSSTPDLIIGSIVFALVIQGAFRILKLSK; encoded by the coding sequence ATGAATAAAACAACTTTTAAAATATCGAAGATGGACTGCCCTTCGGAGGAAAACCTAATCCGAATGAAATTAGAGGGCCACTCGAATATTGAACATCTTGAGTTCGACATTCCTAACCGTCAATTAACTGTGTTTCATCATGACAATATAGAAGGGATAGAGACTGCTATTCATGACCTAAAATTAGGAGACACCCTACTCTCGACCGAAACCATTGACCCCTCTGATCCCAACAATAATTTTAAAATTGATGCTGACTCTAGTCACAAAAAAGATGCTGAGCAAAGAAAGCTACTATGGATAGTGCTGGTCATTAACTTTGCTTTCTTTATTATTGAAATGAGCACGGGACTGATTTCTCGTTCGATGGGGTTGGTCGCCGACAGCTTAGATATGTTAGCAGATAGCTTGGTGTACGGAATTAGCTTATTTGCGGTCGGTGGAACGGTCATTAAGAAAAAACGGATTGCTAGAATTGCCGGATATTTTCAAATTACGCTAGCGATTCTTGGTTTTTTAGAAGTACTAAGACGTTTCTTTGGCAATGAGCAGTTACCTGACTTTTCTACCATGATAGTCATATCGATTCTTGCGCTAATTGCAAACTTGATTTGCCTCTATTTACTACAAAAATCGAAAAGCAAAGAAGGAGAAGAAGCCCATATGCAAGCCAGTATGATTTTCACTTCAAACGATGTGATTATCAATTTAGGGGTAATTGTTGCAGGGATTTTGGTTAATTGGTTACACTCTAGTACGCCTGATTTGATTATTGGTAGCATCGTATTTGCTTTAGTTATTCAGGGCGCCTTTAGAATATTGAAGTTGAGTAAGTAG
- the lspA gene encoding signal peptidase II — protein sequence MTESTDRLDSTKLNSVESASTNIADKKVPIAVSSTHQSIDSKTINHTPKAMYVTSGNSITPKDKLDKIPKMVANGSRAFIWYLLAIMVLILDQWTKWLAQTTLAFNDPVPVIEPFLNWTLAYNYGAAFSFLANAGGWQKWFFSGVAFVMAIFLTVYLIKAPRAAKLLSMGLALMLGGAIGNLIDRLRIGKVVDFIHVHYADVWNYPLFNVADIGVCVGVALIIIDMIFLESKRNK from the coding sequence ATGACTGAATCTACCGACAGATTAGATAGTACTAAATTGAATAGCGTTGAATCGGCTAGTACTAATATTGCTGACAAGAAGGTACCTATAGCTGTGAGTAGTACTCATCAATCGATTGACTCTAAAACCATAAATCATACGCCTAAAGCTATGTACGTGACTTCAGGCAACTCAATAACACCTAAAGATAAGTTGGACAAAATACCAAAAATGGTTGCCAATGGCAGTCGCGCTTTTATCTGGTATTTGTTGGCGATAATGGTATTAATACTTGATCAATGGACTAAGTGGTTGGCCCAAACCACATTAGCGTTCAATGACCCCGTACCGGTCATTGAACCATTTCTCAACTGGACACTCGCTTATAACTATGGGGCAGCATTTAGCTTTTTAGCCAACGCTGGCGGTTGGCAGAAATGGTTTTTCTCAGGCGTAGCTTTTGTAATGGCTATCTTTTTAACGGTTTATTTAATCAAAGCGCCACGTGCAGCCAAGCTATTATCTATGGGGTTGGCCTTAATGCTTGGTGGTGCGATTGGCAACTTAATCGATCGTTTAAGAATTGGTAAAGTGGTTGACTTTATCCATGTGCATTATGCTGATGTCTGGAATTATCCTCTTTTCAATGTTGCAGATATAGGTGTCTGTGTCGGTGTCGCATTGATTATAATTGACATGATATTTTTAGAAAGTAAGCGTAATAAATAA
- a CDS encoding transposase has product MVSRILWLPPYSPDLNPIEKKWAQAKFLRQGWMENNLPKLFHDMGCISFILD; this is encoded by the coding sequence ATGGTCTCTCGTATTCTTTGGTTGCCACCCTACAGCCCTGATCTAAATCCCATTGAAAAGAAGTGGGCACAGGCAAAATTTCTACGTCAAGGCTGGATGGAGAATAATCTACCTAAGCTGTTTCATGATATGGGTTGTATCTCTTTTATTCTAGACTGA
- the fabD gene encoding ACP S-malonyltransferase, whose translation MASVPDMVKKQPARIAVIFPGQGSQAVAMTSELAEIYPEIRDTFTEASDALGEDLWAICQDEEKLNQTQYTQPALLTASIAIWRVLQQKIEETPCYLAGHSLGEYSALCAANVISLGDAVTLVHKRGQLMQEAVVGVDTAMAAVLGLEDNRVENLCEQATEHVEDAVVGAANFNSPGQVVISGNAAGVNAVIDKVKNTGKKSVPLKVSVPSHCALMEPASNALAEILAGIKFDQATIPVIQNRYARVETSAVGIKQALTEQLSEPVLWSKTMQELADKQINILIECGSGNVLSNLAKRQAQPIASYPTDKPARLEKLLEVLS comes from the coding sequence ATGGCTTCTGTACCCGATATGGTAAAAAAGCAACCCGCTCGTATCGCGGTCATTTTTCCTGGACAAGGATCTCAAGCAGTCGCGATGACGAGCGAGCTTGCTGAAATCTATCCAGAGATACGTGATACATTTACCGAAGCGAGTGATGCGCTTGGTGAGGATTTGTGGGCAATCTGTCAGGACGAAGAAAAACTCAATCAAACCCAATATACTCAGCCTGCGCTTTTGACAGCTAGTATTGCTATTTGGCGTGTCCTACAACAAAAAATAGAAGAGACGCCTTGTTATTTAGCTGGTCACTCTCTAGGCGAGTACAGTGCCCTGTGTGCTGCCAATGTGATATCGCTGGGTGATGCAGTCACTTTAGTACATAAGCGCGGTCAGTTGATGCAAGAGGCCGTTGTAGGTGTCGATACTGCTATGGCTGCAGTACTAGGACTAGAAGATAACCGAGTCGAAAACTTGTGTGAGCAAGCAACCGAACACGTCGAAGATGCGGTAGTCGGTGCAGCCAATTTCAATAGTCCAGGACAAGTGGTTATCTCGGGTAACGCTGCTGGTGTTAATGCTGTTATTGATAAAGTCAAAAATACTGGCAAGAAATCTGTTCCTCTAAAAGTGAGTGTGCCATCTCATTGCGCACTTATGGAACCTGCCAGCAATGCATTGGCTGAGATATTAGCGGGTATCAAGTTTGATCAGGCAACCATTCCTGTTATACAAAATCGCTATGCACGCGTTGAAACCAGTGCGGTTGGAATCAAGCAAGCATTGACTGAACAGCTGAGTGAGCCAGTATTGTGGTCAAAAACCATGCAAGAGTTAGCTGATAAGCAAATTAATATCTTAATCGAATGCGGCAGTGGTAATGTACTGAGCAATTTGGCGAAGCGTCAGGCGCAGCCAATCGCCAGCTATCCTACTGACAAGCCTGCCCGTCTAGAAAAATTATTGGAGGTGTTATCATGA
- the acpP gene encoding acyl carrier protein — translation MSNDIELRVKAAVAEQLGMNVEDINNDASFMEDLGADSLDLVELVMSFESDFGITIPDEDSAELTTVQKAIDYVQAQL, via the coding sequence ATGAGTAATGATATCGAGCTAAGAGTAAAAGCAGCAGTAGCTGAGCAACTAGGTATGAATGTTGAAGACATCAACAACGATGCTTCATTCATGGAAGACCTAGGTGCAGATTCTTTAGACCTAGTTGAATTGGTTATGTCATTTGAAAGTGATTTTGGTATCACTATTCCTGATGAAGATTCTGCAGAATTGACTACTGTTCAAAAAGCAATCGATTACGTACAAGCCCAACTATAA
- the ccmI gene encoding c-type cytochrome biogenesis protein CcmI: protein MTLFSTFGLFVALSLLIALIFALIAIMPWLRAPRLQSKPIDNQLLDINVAVFRERLAELQTDKDSGTINNSHYQNQKLELERQLLDAQREVTPMVTPGIKSRLILMVWVPVLAALAYLMVGDRTPVFDLWTAEDKVGKVADDLLTGKIDQPPVWAIENGQQLISAMQTNVYRHADDPDRWMRLSELFLSLEATDSAIEALSRAYRLSPDNEEIATTYAQISFFANKGQLDASSRRVLQDVLAKNPQHEGAQMLMAMGEARGSNFAQAQGWIKRLQGSIVAKPGDHTKALASLDELSNYVSTQEKQALEGIDVTVKINANLLPLVKADDVLFVAIRDVKGGPPFAAKRLPISIIKQGEASIRLSNLDAMMPDRTLNSARSDKTQLAVVARISHSGNAIAESGDLSGNPIMISVEQTQVNVEINQQIP from the coding sequence ATGACTCTATTTTCTACTTTTGGCTTATTTGTAGCTCTAAGCTTGCTGATTGCTCTTATATTTGCGCTAATTGCTATTATGCCATGGCTACGAGCACCGCGTTTGCAGTCCAAACCAATAGACAATCAACTGCTAGATATTAATGTTGCAGTATTTCGCGAACGTTTAGCTGAGCTACAAACAGATAAAGACAGCGGTACTATTAATAATAGCCATTATCAAAATCAAAAGCTGGAACTGGAGCGTCAGCTATTGGATGCCCAGCGTGAAGTCACGCCGATGGTCACCCCTGGTATCAAAAGCCGCTTGATCCTCATGGTTTGGGTGCCTGTATTGGCTGCGCTGGCGTATCTGATGGTGGGTGACCGAACGCCTGTGTTTGATCTGTGGACGGCCGAAGACAAGGTCGGAAAAGTCGCTGATGACTTGTTGACTGGCAAAATCGATCAGCCACCTGTATGGGCAATCGAAAACGGCCAGCAGCTTATCAGCGCGATGCAGACCAACGTTTATCGTCATGCCGATGATCCTGATCGCTGGATGCGTTTGTCAGAGCTGTTTTTATCGCTTGAAGCTACCGACTCAGCGATTGAAGCTTTGTCACGCGCTTACCGTCTGTCACCAGACAATGAAGAGATTGCGACCACTTATGCGCAGATTAGCTTTTTTGCCAATAAAGGTCAGCTTGATGCCAGTAGCCGCCGTGTATTACAAGATGTCCTTGCCAAAAATCCACAGCATGAAGGTGCGCAGATGCTAATGGCAATGGGTGAGGCACGTGGTAGTAACTTTGCCCAAGCGCAAGGTTGGATTAAACGCTTACAAGGCAGCATTGTGGCCAAACCAGGTGATCATACTAAAGCTTTAGCAAGCTTAGATGAGTTAAGCAACTACGTTAGCACGCAAGAAAAGCAAGCGCTAGAAGGTATTGACGTGACAGTGAAAATTAACGCTAATTTATTACCGTTAGTGAAAGCTGATGATGTGTTGTTTGTAGCGATACGTGATGTGAAAGGGGGCCCTCCGTTTGCCGCCAAACGTTTACCCATTAGTATTATCAAGCAAGGTGAGGCTAGTATCCGCTTAAGCAATCTTGATGCGATGATGCCAGATCGCACGTTAAATTCAGCTCGTAGTGACAAAACTCAGTTAGCAGTCGTTGCTCGTATTAGTCATAGCGGTAATGCCATAGCAGAATCAGGCGACTTATCGGGTAATCCTATAATGATTAGCGTTGAACAGACTCAGGTTAATGTTGAAATCAATCAACAGATTCCCTAA